A window of Candidatus Binatia bacterium genomic DNA:
ATGGGCGAGGGCGCTCGTAATCCATGGCGCCGATCGCCAGATCCGGGCAGATCACAGCCGCGGTTTTTGATTCAATGGACGTACGATGACCACAGACGTAGACGCCCAATCCGTATCTGTCGCCACGCAGCTCATCGGTCTCGATGCCAAGTGGCTCCAGCCCTTCGATGTCGAAGATCCCTTTAATAACAATTTGCGACTGCGCGGTTTTCTCTCCCAAAAGCCGGATCACCGCTATGGGGCGTTGGCGATTACCCACGTAAGTGAGGCGGAAATGCCGCAGCTCGTTCTCGCGACGCCGAAATTACATTACCCGTTTGGCAAAGACGGCTCTTTTCATTTTCCTCCGATAAAAAGACTTCATCTGTACGAAAAATTGGATGGCACGAACGTGTTCGCCTATCGTTATCGTGATCCTGGGGGCCAATGGCGTCAAACCTACAAACTGCGGTTGGCGCCGACTCTGCGCAACAGCCGATGGGGAGCGTTTCTCGACATGTGGCAGGAACTGTTGCGGCGGTATCCAAAGATTCCCCAACTCGTCGAAGCCAACGATTGTCACATGAGCTTTGAAATTTACGGCGCCCGAAATACCCACCTGGTCGTCTACGAGCAAGATCTGGCGGTGGCCGCCTTGTTTGGAACTCGCCGCGACGCAGGCGTGGTGCCGCTGCACAAGCTTAATCTGCTGGACGTACCGGGCGCGCCCCTCTTGGGCGAGATGGTTGCCGGTGAAGACCCGGTCGCGAAGTACGCCGAGATCCGCGCCCAGATGGAGAAGCGAAATCGTCCTACGGAAGACGATAAGCTCGCCGGCATCGAGGGAAGCGTCTGGTATGTCGAAGAGCCTGAGGGCCGCGTCAGCTTATGGAAGTGCAAGCCCGAGTCTGTAGAAGCGATCCATTGGGCCCTCGGCATCAACAAAATGGCCGTGATCGCCACTTGTTGGAATTTTCTCGAGACCAGCGACCATCTGAGTTATGATGCGCTTCTACCGCTGCTTGCCGAAGACTACGAAGCGAGGGACATCAAAGCTTTCCGGCCGCACATCGAAGAGTGCATCGGCTACGTTAGACGAGAATTTGAATTTAAGGAGCGGGCCTTGGCGGCGTATGACAAGCTCGGCATTTCCATCCATGCCGACAAGGCCGCAGCGATGCGCGCCCTCTCCAAGGATTTTCCCCGCGGCGAAATGAAAAAGGTTTACGCCATTCTTGTGGCGAGCCGGTAAGTTGCAGCCTCTCCGCTGTTCTGCTAGCGTGGCTTCAGAGATTCTCATGGGACATATCTACCAAAAAGTGCGACTCCGCGGAGAGAAGACAGCGACCGTCCGTATGTTGGTAGACACGGGCGCGACCTACTCGGTCATACCGCCGCGGTTGGCGCGCGCGTTGGGAATCAAGCGGCCGCGAAGGTCCGTGAGCGTACGTCTTGCGGACGGCAGACGCCTTCGATTAGGAGCCGATCTAGCGATTGTCAAGATCGACGGTCGCGAGGCGCCGACCACGGTCCTTGTTGGTAAGGTCGATGAGCCGATTCTCGGCGTCGAGGCTTTGGAAGCGCTGGGTCTCACCGTCGATCCGGGTAAGAAGCGGCTTTCTCCTTCGCGGCCTTACGCCATCCGCCTCGGCGGCTATCGCTGATCTAAACGAAGCCCTTCTCCAGATCCAAAAATCTCAAAAAAGAGCTAGGCCGAATTCTTATTAAAAAGGCCCAGGAGCTAGCAGGCTGTCGCTACAATCCCCTCGGCGCCGCGTATTTTTTTCTCAGCTCGCTCCATGCTTTGGCGCGGAGTTCCGCCCCTTTCTTCCAGCTTTCCGGCAGGTCGCTGATGCGGTAGGGCGCGCGGCACGGGCCACCTTTAACGTAGCCCGCCACGTTGGTCAGGTATTTATTGATCTGCGCGTTGTACTGCGCGAAGCCCGCCGCATACTCGTCCGCCGGCGCGACGGGAGGCACGGAGCGGATGTCGCGCCAGATCTCTTCCGTCCTTTTCTCATCGTCTTTGAGGATCGCGTCGGCGAGCGCCACTACGGGCTCCGGCCCCATGCAGGCCATTCCCGACGACCAGATCGCCTTGATCCGCGGCCGCGCCATCCGGTAGGCGGCGTAGATCGCAGTCTCTCCGGGCATGAAGTTGACCCGGTCGCCGGCGACTCTCAGATCTTCGAGCAGATTGGCGTGGCTGTATGACATCTTGGTCAGAACGACCGTCGGCGCTTTTTTGACGACGCCGGCCCAGAAACTCGTCGGAAACATCGACTTGAAGAATCTCGCGTTGGCGTAGATCATGATCGGCATGTCGGGCAACGCCTCGCCCAGATCGGCGAAGAACTGCACCGCGTTTTCATTCGTCGGCGTCTGCCACAGCGGCAACCCCACGAAGGCGCCGTCGGCGCCGGCGGCTTTTAGGCCGCGCATTTGCCGGACCACCTCTTTGGTCCCCAGCGCCGTCGCCCCGGCGAAGACTGGGACGCGCTTGCGCGCGACTTGCGCGATGGTCTCGATGAACGCCCGCTTCTCCTCCCAGAGCAAGGCGGCGCATTCTCCGGTCGTGCCGCACGCGGCGATCACGCCGATCCCGGCTCGGATGTACTTCTCGACCATTCGAGCCGTCTCATCGAGATCCACGGAGTCCGCGACATCCCAACCCTCGGCGTCTTCCTTGGTCGGCGTCGGCACCATCACGGCTACGCCTCGGATATCGTCCTTGGTGAGCATGCCCTCCCCTTTCTGTTTTGTTAAGCCTCCTTACCCCAAGCCTCGGTGAATGTCCATGTTCTACGATCATGATCCAGGGCCTCGGCCGCCGAAGATAATTTGTCGAGCGTATTGATTTTCCCTCTGCTCTTGAATTAAACGTTGCAGTGATGGCGGGGCGACTCGATTCGAAAATTGCGCTGATCACAGGAGCCGCCGGCGGCATCGGCTCGGCGACGGCGCGGCTTTTCTGCCGCGAGGGAGCAGCGGTTGCGCTCGTCGATATGGATCGCGACAAACTCGATCAAACCGCCGCCGAAATCCACCTACAAATTCCGGGAGCCCGTGTCAAAGCGATTGTCGCCGATGTGTCCGTCGCTGAGGACACCGCCAGGACGCTAGCCGAAACACTGGCCGAGTTCGGCCAACTGCACGTGCTGGTGAATAACGCCGCCGCGCGGGAATTTTATCCTTTGGCAGAGGCGTCAGAACAGTCGTGGAAACGGATTATCGGAACGAACTTGATGGGCTGCGCCAACTGTTGCAAAGCGGCTCTCCCCGCGCTGCGTAAAGCCGGCCGCGCCAGCATCGTCAACGTCGCTTCGGTTTACGGCGTTGTGGGACGGGCGGGGATGGGCCAGTACGATGCCACCAAGGCGGCCATCCTGGCGTTGACACGCGCGCTCGCGGTCGAAGAAGCCCGATACGGCATTCGCGTCAACGCGGTGTGTCCCGGTTCTACGCTGACTCCTTTTACCTTGGGGAGAGCCAAAACGCGCGGCATGTCCGAAGAGGAGTTAAAACAAAAAGGGGCCGCCCCTTCGCTTCTCGACCGCTGGGCGCAGCCGGAGGAGATCGCCTATCCGATACTCTGGCTGGCGTCCGATGAGGCTTCTTTTATAACCGGTGCAACGCTTATGGTGGACGGCGGCCTATCGGCCATTTGATGGTATTAAAGAAGGGACTACCCTGCTCAAAAGAAGATCGCCAGGTTCTGCATGTCCAACACAGCCTGGTCTACGGTGATCGTTCTCTTCGCCAGTTTCCATTGTCCTTCCACGTTGCGGAGAAAATCAATTCGTTCTGCCGAGATCAGCTCGGTTTGGGTCGATGACCCGCGGCTGCGGTAGAGCAACAGATAACTGCGGACGATCACCTCGTTCGATTCGGATGTTTGTTCGATACGAACATTGGAAACGAAACGCCTGGTCCGGGAAGGCGGGTTCTCCGCCCAGGCATAGTCCGTCTTGAGCCGATTGACGCGAAGCTCCAGCGTGCGACGGTCCTCGGAAAAGTGCGCCATCCCGGAGGGGGCATCCGAGCGGTCCCGTTCGCGCGTCAGGCGCACCGGCATTTCATAGGCGATATCGTCGGTCAGGAGCTCTAACCACTGCTCGAACTTCCGGGAATC
This region includes:
- a CDS encoding retroviral-like aspartic protease family protein — encoded protein: MGHIYQKVRLRGEKTATVRMLVDTGATYSVIPPRLARALGIKRPRRSVSVRLADGRRLRLGADLAIVKIDGREAPTTVLVGKVDEPILGVEALEALGLTVDPGKKRLSPSRPYAIRLGGYR
- a CDS encoding SDR family NAD(P)-dependent oxidoreductase; this translates as MAGRLDSKIALITGAAGGIGSATARLFCREGAAVALVDMDRDKLDQTAAEIHLQIPGARVKAIVADVSVAEDTARTLAETLAEFGQLHVLVNNAAAREFYPLAEASEQSWKRIIGTNLMGCANCCKAALPALRKAGRASIVNVASVYGVVGRAGMGQYDATKAAILALTRALAVEEARYGIRVNAVCPGSTLTPFTLGRAKTRGMSEEELKQKGAAPSLLDRWAQPEEIAYPILWLASDEASFITGATLMVDGGLSAI
- a CDS encoding dihydrodipicolinate synthase family protein, which gives rise to MLTKDDIRGVAVMVPTPTKEDAEGWDVADSVDLDETARMVEKYIRAGIGVIAACGTTGECAALLWEEKRAFIETIAQVARKRVPVFAGATALGTKEVVRQMRGLKAAGADGAFVGLPLWQTPTNENAVQFFADLGEALPDMPIMIYANARFFKSMFPTSFWAGVVKKAPTVVLTKMSYSHANLLEDLRVAGDRVNFMPGETAIYAAYRMARPRIKAIWSSGMACMGPEPVVALADAILKDDEKRTEEIWRDIRSVPPVAPADEYAAGFAQYNAQINKYLTNVAGYVKGGPCRAPYRISDLPESWKKGAELRAKAWSELRKKYAAPRGL
- a CDS encoding 3-phenylpropionate/cinnamic acid dioxygenase subunit beta, producing MQNRVELEREIQNFLYHEAELLDSRKFEQWLELLTDDIAYEMPVRLTRERDRSDAPSGMAHFSEDRRTLELRVNRLKTDYAWAENPPSRTRRFVSNVRIEQTSESNEVIVRSYLLLYRSRGSSTQTELISAERIDFLRNVEGQWKLAKRTITVDQAVLDMQNLAIFF